A section of the Thermodesulfovibrionales bacterium genome encodes:
- a CDS encoding molybdopterin biosynthesis protein, translating to MKRTIYLSSTPLDEALTRWNKRLHEDKLVRPLPPETIDVTEALGRITSEAVVAKLSSPFYHAAAMDGYAVRFAETFGASETTPVRLRVGEQAIPVDTGDPIPDRFNAVIMIEDVNIVRSGQSGVRNQEVQGRAKEGGVCGHYEEHVEIIEPATPWQHVRTIGEDIVATELILPENHRIRPVDIGALLAGGYREIMARRRPKVAVIPTGDEIVEPGTELVRGNIIEYNSRVLGGLVTEWGGEPLRLPIVHDDLGELEAAIAAACDSSDVVVVNAGSSAGSEDFTAQAVSELGEIIIHGIGIRPGKPVILGVVRGKPVLGIPGYPVSAYITFDLFARPMIYALQGMKVRQPERIKALLSRQTASPLGQEEFVRMKVGAVGNKMIATPIGSGAGVIMSLVRADGIVRIPSMSEGIGAGSQVDVELLRDKDEIRNTIVCIGSHDNALDVLANSLKKRCPEFSLSSAHVGSMGGLIALKKGEAHMAGTHLLDEETGLYNIPYILKLLPDRKIVLINLVYRQQGLLVRKSNPRKIQGFEDLLREDVVFINRQQGAGTRLLTDKHLRELGIDPSRVKGYEREEYTHMGVASAVLTGIADTGLAILAAANALDLDFIPVARERYDLAIPYDFMELEMIKALLEIIREDREFRNAVVSLGGYDVSDMGKILYES from the coding sequence CAGTCGTCGCAAAGCTCTCTTCGCCGTTCTACCATGCAGCGGCGATGGATGGATATGCTGTGAGGTTTGCCGAGACCTTTGGTGCATCTGAGACGACTCCTGTGAGGCTGCGCGTGGGTGAACAGGCCATCCCTGTTGACACGGGAGACCCCATCCCTGACCGTTTCAATGCGGTAATCATGATCGAGGATGTGAATATCGTGAGAAGTGGTCAGTCAGGGGTCAGGAATCAAGAGGTTCAGGGAAGAGCAAAGGAAGGGGGAGTCTGTGGGCACTACGAAGAACATGTCGAAATCATTGAGCCTGCAACTCCCTGGCAGCACGTGAGGACGATCGGAGAAGATATCGTTGCAACAGAGCTTATTCTTCCTGAGAACCACAGGATCAGACCTGTAGATATCGGTGCTCTTCTCGCCGGAGGGTATAGGGAGATTATGGCGAGAAGAAGGCCGAAGGTTGCCGTAATCCCCACGGGGGACGAGATTGTTGAACCCGGGACTGAACTGGTCCGGGGCAATATCATCGAGTATAATTCGCGGGTCCTCGGCGGCCTCGTCACAGAGTGGGGCGGAGAACCTCTGAGACTTCCTATTGTCCATGACGATCTTGGAGAACTCGAGGCAGCAATCGCGGCGGCCTGCGATTCATCGGACGTGGTTGTGGTCAATGCGGGTTCTTCCGCAGGATCAGAGGATTTTACGGCGCAGGCTGTGAGTGAACTGGGGGAGATTATTATTCATGGCATCGGGATCAGGCCCGGAAAACCGGTGATACTCGGTGTCGTACGGGGGAAGCCTGTCCTCGGCATCCCGGGTTATCCCGTCTCTGCATATATAACCTTCGATCTCTTCGCGAGGCCGATGATCTATGCCCTGCAGGGGATGAAGGTCCGGCAGCCTGAGAGGATAAAGGCCCTTCTGTCGAGACAGACAGCGTCACCCTTGGGACAGGAGGAGTTTGTGAGGATGAAGGTTGGGGCCGTAGGGAACAAGATGATAGCAACGCCCATAGGCAGCGGCGCGGGGGTGATCATGTCTCTGGTCAGGGCTGACGGTATCGTGAGGATACCCTCAATGTCCGAAGGGATAGGCGCAGGGTCGCAGGTTGACGTTGAGTTGTTGCGGGATAAAGATGAGATAAGGAACACCATTGTCTGTATCGGAAGTCACGACAACGCCCTCGATGTCCTCGCGAATTCTCTTAAGAAGAGATGCCCCGAATTCTCCCTCTCTTCCGCCCATGTCGGTTCTATGGGGGGTCTCATTGCCCTCAAGAAGGGAGAGGCACACATGGCAGGGACGCACCTCCTCGATGAGGAGACGGGGCTCTATAATATTCCCTATATCCTGAAACTTCTCCCGGACAGAAAGATTGTTCTCATAAACCTTGTTTACCGGCAACAGGGTCTTCTTGTGAGGAAGAGTAATCCAAGGAAGATACAAGGTTTTGAAGATCTCCTGCGGGAAGATGTCGTATTTATCAACAGACAGCAGGGAGCGGGGACGAGGCTTCTCACAGACAAACATCTCAGGGAGCTTGGCATAGATCCCTCCCGGGTGAAAGGATACGAGAGAGAGGAATACACGCATATGGGGGTGGCCTCAGCTGTGTTGACCGGTATTGCTGATACAGGGCTTGCGATCTTGGCCGCCGCAAATGCCCTGGACCTCGATTTTATCCCTGTTGCGCGGGAGCGGTACGATCTGGCGATTCCCTATGATTTCATGGAGCTGGAGATGATAAAGGCCCTCTTGGAGATAATCAGGGAAGACAGAGAGTTCAGAAATGCCGTCGTCAGCCTTGGAGGATATGATGTAAGTGACATGGGGAAGATACTCTATGAATCTTGA